A single window of Streptomyces aquilus DNA harbors:
- a CDS encoding MFS transporter yields the protein MRSYRTLFRTPEFTPFFLSYLAFNAALTIGGLSLATLVYRATASPLLSALSMFGPQLAQVLGATFLLSGADRLRPRSTLAAMGLVFAALTAVLALPGLPVWAVFPVVLAQGLTASLGGGVTGGLLNEILPKDGFVLGRSVFNMASGLMQVLGFAAGGALLTLLSPRTCLLLAAALYAVEAMGYRLGLTDRPARAKGRLSVRATWRTNALLWSSRPRRLTYLGLWIPNGLVVGCDSLYVSYAPDAAGVLFASGALGMFAGDVVVGRFVRPALRPRLATPLLLLLATPYLVFALRPEVPVAALAVCLSNVGFAASLVQQERLMSLTPDDMAGHALGLRSAGMLTMQGVAAALAGSLAQVTSPAAAMSMTAGASVLVTLALAVAGLRTPATEAATAPGLAR from the coding sequence ATGCGCAGCTACCGAACCCTGTTCCGCACCCCGGAGTTCACCCCCTTCTTCCTCTCCTACCTCGCCTTCAACGCGGCCCTGACGATCGGCGGACTGTCGCTCGCCACGCTGGTCTACCGGGCCACCGCGTCGCCGCTGCTGTCGGCGCTGAGCATGTTCGGGCCGCAGCTCGCGCAGGTGCTGGGCGCGACCTTTCTGCTCTCGGGTGCCGACCGACTGCGCCCCCGGTCGACGCTGGCCGCGATGGGCCTCGTCTTCGCGGCCCTCACGGCGGTGCTGGCGCTGCCCGGGCTGCCGGTCTGGGCGGTCTTCCCGGTGGTCCTCGCGCAGGGGCTGACCGCCTCGCTGGGCGGCGGGGTGACCGGGGGCCTGCTGAACGAGATCCTCCCCAAGGACGGCTTCGTGCTGGGCCGTTCGGTGTTCAACATGGCCTCCGGGCTGATGCAGGTCCTCGGCTTCGCGGCGGGCGGCGCGCTTCTGACGCTCCTGTCGCCGCGCACCTGCCTGCTCCTCGCGGCGGCGCTGTACGCCGTCGAGGCCATGGGCTACCGCCTGGGCCTGACCGACCGCCCGGCCCGCGCCAAGGGCCGTCTCTCGGTCCGGGCGACCTGGCGCACCAACGCCCTTCTGTGGTCCTCGCGCCCCCGCCGCCTCACCTACCTGGGCCTGTGGATCCCCAACGGCCTGGTCGTCGGCTGCGACTCCCTCTACGTCTCCTACGCCCCCGACGCGGCCGGCGTGCTGTTCGCGTCCGGAGCGCTGGGCATGTTCGCCGGTGACGTCGTCGTCGGCCGTTTCGTCCGTCCCGCCCTGCGCCCCCGGCTGGCCACCCCGCTGCTCCTGCTGCTGGCGACGCCGTACCTGGTCTTCGCGCTGCGGCCGGAGGTGCCCGTGGCCGCGCTGGCCGTCTGCCTCTCCAACGTCGGGTTCGCCGCGAGCCTGGTCCAGCAGGAGCGGCTGATGTCCCTCACCCCCGACGACATGGCGGGCCACGCCCTCGGACTGCGCTCCGCCGGGATGCTCACCATGCAGGGCGTGGCCGCGGCGCTGGCCGGTTCGCTGGCCCAGGTGACGTCTCCGGCGGCGGCGATGTCGATGACGGCGGGGGCGTCGGTGCTGGTGACGTTGGCGCTGGCGGTGGCGGGTCTTCGCACGCCGGCCACCGAGGCGGCTACGGCGCCGGGGCTGGCTCGCTGA